A genomic window from Natronorubrum aibiense includes:
- a CDS encoding HalOD1 output domain-containing protein codes for MTHDQPVSLKVVQSVAERDGVPVEELEPPLHNAIDTDALDSLFRATTPEKIPSMVEFSYNGYTIRIDKNGAVTVIDQLSNTVPETEVV; via the coding sequence ATGACCCACGATCAGCCAGTTAGCCTCAAAGTCGTACAGTCTGTCGCCGAACGCGACGGCGTTCCAGTCGAAGAACTCGAGCCACCACTCCACAACGCTATCGATACAGACGCACTCGATTCGCTCTTCCGAGCGACCACGCCCGAAAAAATCCCGTCTATGGTCGAATTTTCGTACAATGGTTACACGATCCGTATAGATAAAAACGGAGCGGTGACAGTCATCGATCAACTTTCGAACACTGTTCCAGAGACAGAAGTCGTGTGA
- a CDS encoding MFS transporter, with protein MTSNTLGYFSTVVSSVRELLSGRRGTVLIAISCGWFLSMGVRMIYPVMLPYLQTAYDLDLTTAGLLLTVLFFAYAVGQLPGGVLADKVGERIILSLSMVIAAVTLVLVIRSPSSLVLFVATALFGFGTALYAVGRYTILPRLYPEQIGAANGMTASSQDAGQSVLPPLAGVIAAGLYWQLGFGFAVPLFLAMAVALWVITPTRTSAHDENDTDGLSVATLRYIGSVLRQPGIVYPTAVLVLGLFIWQAFTGFYPTYLVQQKGLSTSLASGLFGLFFALGILIKPLSGSAYDRFGARRSVLVVSSGPVIAFLVLPFSDGFWVLAGVTALVSTLLGFATVTEPYLLEQLPVDIRGTGFGILRTIAFTVGALGPVVFGAAADRGFFDEAFMALAVIAGAMLLLGLRIPNA; from the coding sequence GTGACGAGCAACACGTTGGGATACTTCTCTACCGTCGTGAGTAGCGTGCGCGAGCTGCTGAGTGGCCGACGCGGGACCGTTTTGATCGCGATTTCGTGTGGCTGGTTCCTGTCGATGGGCGTCAGGATGATCTATCCGGTGATGTTGCCGTACCTCCAGACGGCGTACGATCTGGATCTGACGACGGCAGGCCTGCTTCTGACAGTGCTCTTTTTTGCCTACGCGGTCGGGCAGCTCCCGGGTGGTGTGCTCGCCGACAAAGTCGGTGAACGGATCATCCTCTCGTTGAGTATGGTGATCGCCGCTGTCACGCTGGTACTCGTCATCCGCTCGCCGTCGTCGCTCGTCCTATTTGTTGCGACAGCGCTGTTCGGGTTCGGGACGGCGTTGTACGCAGTCGGTCGGTACACGATCCTCCCTCGACTGTATCCAGAACAGATCGGCGCTGCCAACGGCATGACCGCGTCCTCTCAGGACGCCGGCCAGTCCGTCCTTCCGCCGCTTGCCGGCGTCATCGCTGCTGGACTGTACTGGCAACTCGGCTTCGGATTTGCCGTTCCGTTGTTTCTTGCGATGGCCGTCGCGCTCTGGGTAATCACGCCCACCCGCACGTCGGCTCACGACGAAAACGATACGGACGGACTCTCGGTTGCTACCCTCCGGTATATCGGCTCGGTGTTGCGACAGCCCGGAATCGTCTACCCGACAGCTGTGTTGGTGCTTGGACTGTTCATCTGGCAGGCGTTCACGGGCTTCTATCCGACGTATCTGGTCCAACAGAAGGGGCTCTCGACGTCGCTCGCCAGTGGCCTCTTCGGCCTCTTTTTCGCGCTGGGAATCCTGATCAAACCGCTGTCCGGGAGCGCCTACGACCGATTCGGCGCGCGTCGCTCGGTGTTGGTCGTCTCGAGCGGCCCAGTTATCGCCTTCCTCGTGTTGCCGTTTTCCGACGGCTTCTGGGTGCTCGCGGGCGTGACGGCGCTCGTCAGTACCTTGCTTGGTTTTGCGACCGTCACGGAGCCGTACCTGCTCGAGCAACTGCCCGTGGACATCCGCGGGACGGGATTCGGCATCCTTCGAACGATCGCGTTTACCGTCGGTGCGCTGGGACCGGTGGTCTTCGGGGCTGCTGCCGACCGCGGCTTCTTCGATGAGGCGTTCATGGCACTGGCCGTCATCGCCGGCGCGATGTTGCTTCTCGGACTGCGAATCCCGAACGCGTGA
- a CDS encoding SDR family NAD(P)-dependent oxidoreductase: protein MNVHAETAFVTGGSVGIGRLISLELANHGVTVVVADLDADARKGTVDEIEANGGTAVETHLDLTEPASIDAAIESAEDAVGTIDILVNNAGIAGPTAPLEETSLEEWDTTLSINLRGAFLCTRAVIGEMKAQGYGRVINISSSSGKRAVPMRSPYASSKAGLLGLTRTTAAEAGPHGVTANAICPGPVDGPRIQNVIDERAENSEQSRAEIVEEKEGEALTRSFVDPEDIAATVAYLCSDATENITGQALNVSGGKIIH from the coding sequence ATGAACGTTCACGCAGAGACAGCCTTCGTAACCGGCGGGAGCGTCGGCATCGGCCGGCTGATCAGCCTCGAACTCGCAAACCACGGCGTCACGGTCGTCGTGGCCGATCTCGATGCAGACGCGCGGAAAGGAACAGTCGACGAAATCGAAGCGAACGGCGGAACCGCGGTCGAAACGCATCTCGACCTCACCGAGCCAGCGTCTATCGACGCCGCGATCGAGTCTGCGGAAGACGCCGTCGGAACGATCGATATTCTGGTGAACAACGCCGGCATCGCGGGGCCGACAGCACCGCTCGAGGAGACCTCGCTCGAGGAGTGGGACACGACGTTGTCGATCAATCTCCGCGGTGCGTTCCTCTGTACGCGCGCGGTCATTGGTGAGATGAAAGCACAGGGGTACGGACGCGTGATCAATATCTCCTCGTCGTCGGGGAAACGCGCGGTTCCGATGCGTAGTCCGTACGCGAGTTCGAAGGCAGGATTGCTGGGACTCACGCGAACGACGGCAGCCGAAGCGGGCCCACACGGCGTCACCGCAAACGCGATCTGCCCGGGCCCAGTCGATGGTCCACGGATTCAGAACGTCATCGACGAGCGTGCCGAAAACTCCGAGCAGTCCCGCGCGGAGATCGTCGAGGAAAAAGAAGGGGAAGCGCTCACCCGGTCGTTCGTCGACCCGGAGGACATCGCCGCAACGGTGGCGTATCTCTGTTCGGACGCCACCGAGAATATCACCGGACAGGCGCTCAACGTCTCGGGCGGGAAGATCATCCATTGA
- a CDS encoding TRAP transporter permease: protein MVYSISNKDRLEVANDVVTALAIITWVWVLYYAFTQRMDRILFTVIFLGAIIVVYLGNELIEAYREERRLELVGLALSTVVTIVTTVYMTVFYDTLLSIRVGTALPREYAIAIAFVLVILYLSYRAYGFTFLAVIVGALLYGLYGDLAPGILRHGGFSLNRTANIMVLDFQGVYGSISRIIATWVALFLLYAGLMRGFGAFDLIMRVALRMATYIRSGIALSAVTSSIIIGSITGSQAANTAITGSFTIPLMKETGMKSETAGGIESVASTGGQIMPPIMGAAAFVMASLLGITYLEVMVSGIVPAVVFYGSVVIAVHYKGIGQLEGKTIDIDVESQFDERMSTREFAIQCLRFGIPFAVLVFMLGVLQYTVLTSALYTIIVMLVTGFGFPLVQTALEGESLQREFGSLLGDTAIGFREGAMILAPIAIIIAAINGVVDVFEASGIPGVLSLALLDISGGVMLYAVILAMIISIILGLGMPTVAAYVIVASLIAPALIQQFFVPDLAAHFFVLYAAILSGLTPPIAIAVVVATGIAESNFWRTAHEALKISAPIYVLPFAFIYNPEIVVGGWGTETFVSGFIALLGAFGIAHGLNYHGTFFHESPAVKFPIKGVYFVLGVLAMVYPNMVVRLACVGIILVMVAIQLQNPIRKRLGQRSTTDTVQTIED, encoded by the coding sequence ATGGTTTACTCAATTTCAAACAAAGACCGATTAGAGGTCGCCAACGATGTGGTAACGGCATTAGCGATTATAACGTGGGTCTGGGTTCTATACTACGCGTTCACCCAGCGGATGGACCGGATTCTGTTCACCGTGATCTTTCTCGGCGCGATCATCGTCGTCTATCTCGGTAACGAGCTGATCGAGGCGTACAGAGAGGAACGACGATTGGAGCTGGTCGGACTCGCTCTCTCCACCGTCGTGACGATCGTGACGACAGTATATATGACGGTGTTTTACGACACGCTGCTCTCGATTCGTGTCGGGACCGCGTTACCTCGAGAGTACGCGATCGCTATCGCGTTCGTGCTCGTGATCCTTTATCTCTCGTACCGAGCCTACGGCTTTACGTTCCTGGCCGTCATCGTTGGCGCGCTCCTCTACGGCCTCTACGGCGACCTCGCGCCGGGGATCCTTCGCCACGGCGGGTTCAGTCTCAACCGTACGGCGAACATCATGGTGCTCGACTTTCAAGGCGTCTACGGATCGATATCCAGGATCATCGCAACGTGGGTCGCCTTGTTCTTGCTGTACGCCGGACTGATGCGCGGCTTCGGCGCGTTCGACCTCATCATGCGTGTCGCGCTCCGGATGGCGACCTACATTCGCTCCGGCATCGCGTTATCCGCGGTGACCTCAAGCATCATCATCGGCTCGATTACCGGGAGCCAAGCGGCGAACACGGCGATCACCGGCTCGTTCACGATCCCGCTCATGAAAGAAACAGGGATGAAAAGCGAAACGGCCGGCGGAATCGAATCCGTCGCTTCGACCGGTGGACAGATCATGCCGCCGATCATGGGTGCGGCGGCGTTCGTGATGGCCTCACTGCTCGGCATTACGTATCTCGAGGTCATGGTCTCGGGCATCGTTCCCGCGGTCGTATTCTACGGCTCCGTCGTTATCGCCGTCCATTACAAGGGAATCGGTCAACTCGAAGGGAAGACGATCGATATCGACGTGGAGAGCCAGTTCGACGAGCGGATGTCGACGAGAGAGTTTGCGATCCAGTGTCTCCGGTTCGGTATTCCGTTCGCGGTCCTGGTCTTCATGCTCGGCGTGCTCCAGTACACCGTGCTCACGTCCGCACTCTACACTATTATCGTGATGTTAGTCACCGGCTTCGGGTTCCCGTTAGTGCAGACGGCACTCGAGGGCGAGAGTCTCCAACGGGAGTTCGGCAGCCTACTCGGTGATACTGCGATCGGGTTCAGAGAAGGGGCGATGATTCTGGCACCGATTGCGATCATCATTGCAGCGATCAACGGCGTCGTCGACGTGTTCGAAGCGTCGGGCATTCCGGGTGTGCTCTCGCTCGCACTGCTTGATATCTCCGGTGGCGTCATGTTGTACGCCGTGATCCTCGCGATGATCATTTCGATTATTCTGGGACTCGGAATGCCGACCGTTGCAGCGTACGTCATCGTCGCATCGCTGATCGCACCGGCACTGATCCAGCAGTTCTTCGTTCCGGACTTGGCGGCGCACTTCTTCGTGCTGTACGCCGCAATCCTCTCCGGGCTCACGCCGCCGATCGCGATTGCGGTCGTCGTCGCGACGGGGATCGCCGAGAGTAACTTCTGGCGGACAGCCCACGAGGCGTTGAAGATATCCGCGCCGATCTACGTCCTGCCGTTTGCGTTCATCTACAATCCCGAAATCGTCGTCGGTGGCTGGGGAACGGAGACGTTCGTGTCGGGATTCATCGCCTTGCTCGGCGCGTTCGGCATCGCTCACGGCCTCAACTACCACGGCACGTTCTTCCACGAGAGCCCGGCCGTTAAATTCCCGATCAAGGGCGTTTACTTCGTCCTCGGGGTTCTCGCGATGGTGTACCCCAACATGGTGGTTCGACTCGCCTGCGTCGGAATCATCCTCGTGATGGTCGCGATCCAACTCCAGAACCCCATCCGAAAACGACTCGGCCAGCGATCCACGACGGATACCGTCCAGACGATCGAAGACTGA
- a CDS encoding PadR family transcriptional regulator, producing MEQRQLASLGVLGVLAEEETATMNRIHEKLRHSFGRYWGASTGILMPTISQLEDDGHVTSVRDGDEYGYEITSAGHERLQTLLSEPVDDISNPTFHSHLFLKLGFLHHLPTAAQHDELNALQAQLFEARDRLRTLEARHEDESSSSNATGYRSQLLDLRVRIIDAFLEWLAAVQSMTE from the coding sequence ATGGAGCAACGACAGCTCGCGAGTCTCGGTGTGCTCGGTGTGCTCGCGGAAGAGGAAACCGCGACGATGAACCGAATCCACGAGAAGCTCCGACACAGCTTCGGCCGGTACTGGGGTGCGAGTACCGGTATCCTCATGCCGACGATCTCGCAACTCGAGGACGACGGTCACGTCACATCCGTCCGGGACGGAGACGAGTACGGCTACGAGATCACGTCTGCTGGCCACGAGCGACTGCAAACACTGCTCAGTGAACCCGTCGACGATATTTCGAATCCAACGTTTCACTCGCACCTGTTCTTGAAACTCGGCTTTCTCCACCACCTGCCGACGGCTGCACAACACGACGAGCTCAACGCATTGCAAGCGCAACTCTTCGAGGCGCGTGACCGATTACGTACGCTCGAGGCTCGCCACGAGGACGAAAGCTCATCATCGAACGCGACGGGCTATCGGAGCCAGTTGCTCGATCTCCGAGTCAGGATCATCGATGCGTTTCTCGAGTGGCTCGCGGCTGTGCAATCGATGACGGAGTAA
- a CDS encoding formyltransferase family protein: MRCNSVCVLLQNDVMPAYQASAIQYLVDETAVEIPLVLINDDPRCVQDRSLQYLLGEARSWGLWLFVWASDVLTRTLRGPPAYDEPRHYTSVDALADADVVRCSPNREDEYWTSLPDDVVDRIAAETDVALRFGFGLLTGRVLDALECGVLSFHFSDIREYRGRIGALWEFLDGESTVGITLQQLTDRVDGGRIVAVEDVPIYEHDTFDAVKRRQRTTVLGQLLVDGITTFNDPTSDPFTPASLGTYRKAPSAIEVLQFVGKNSTNRIRSVFSSRMT; this comes from the coding sequence ATGCGATGTAACTCCGTCTGCGTACTGCTGCAAAACGACGTCATGCCCGCATATCAGGCGTCAGCAATCCAGTATCTGGTGGATGAGACCGCTGTCGAGATTCCGCTGGTCCTTATCAACGACGATCCGCGCTGTGTTCAGGATCGGTCGCTGCAGTACCTCCTCGGAGAGGCCAGAAGCTGGGGCCTCTGGCTGTTCGTGTGGGCCAGCGATGTCCTCACCAGGACACTTCGCGGTCCACCTGCATACGACGAACCGCGTCACTACACCTCCGTCGATGCACTCGCTGATGCAGACGTCGTTCGCTGTTCACCGAACCGGGAAGACGAGTACTGGACATCACTTCCCGACGACGTCGTCGACCGGATCGCAGCCGAGACGGACGTCGCCCTTCGGTTCGGTTTTGGGCTGCTCACGGGACGTGTTCTCGACGCCCTCGAGTGTGGTGTCCTGTCGTTCCACTTCAGCGACATCAGGGAGTACCGGGGGCGGATCGGTGCCCTCTGGGAGTTTCTGGACGGCGAAAGCACGGTCGGGATAACACTTCAGCAACTCACCGATCGCGTCGACGGGGGTCGAATCGTCGCCGTCGAGGACGTTCCGATTTACGAGCACGACACGTTCGACGCTGTCAAACGCCGGCAACGCACCACTGTACTGGGCCAACTGCTGGTCGACGGTATCACCACGTTCAACGATCCCACGTCCGATCCGTTCACACCGGCATCACTGGGGACGTATCGAAAAGCACCATCCGCAATAGAAGTGCTCCAGTTCGTCGGAAAGAACAGCACGAACCGGATTCGAAGCGTGTTCTCGAGCCGAATGACGTAG
- a CDS encoding patatin-like phospholipase family protein gives MSTGPGSDSPTRVAIACQGGGSHTAFTAGVLKRLLRECDNRSYELVGLSGTSGGAVCATAAWYGLADSGTDRAVGILDSIWRDFSARSPFDTVSNAWLVALAHFAARGGPLPLFSPYELPYTEAGRDRFLDTLETHIEFERVPELADKTSVDLILGAADVTEGEFTTFCNEAVTAETVLASAAIPTLFEAVEIDAHWYWDGLFSQNPPVRDFLTRPQKAAKKPDEIWIVQINPKHREDVPQSVEDIADRRNELAGNLSLYQEVYFIEKMNDLIERGSLPREYKPIDVEFIDLGSDLAAPTKVDRDPEFIERLLQRGQRRAERFLRGRP, from the coding sequence ATGAGTACCGGTCCCGGTTCCGACAGTCCCACTCGAGTGGCGATCGCTTGTCAGGGCGGTGGCAGCCATACGGCGTTTACTGCAGGCGTTCTCAAACGCCTGCTCCGAGAGTGTGACAACCGTTCCTACGAACTCGTTGGATTGAGCGGGACCTCGGGTGGAGCCGTCTGTGCAACTGCCGCCTGGTACGGCTTGGCCGACAGTGGAACCGACCGTGCCGTTGGGATACTCGATTCGATCTGGCGTGACTTCTCGGCTCGGTCGCCGTTCGATACGGTCTCCAACGCGTGGCTCGTCGCACTGGCCCACTTCGCCGCACGGGGCGGCCCGCTGCCGCTGTTCAGCCCCTACGAACTCCCGTACACCGAGGCTGGACGCGATCGGTTTCTGGACACGCTCGAGACACACATTGAGTTCGAACGCGTTCCCGAACTCGCCGACAAAACGTCGGTTGACCTGATCCTCGGGGCGGCAGACGTAACTGAAGGAGAGTTCACGACCTTTTGCAACGAGGCGGTCACCGCGGAGACTGTACTTGCGTCGGCGGCGATTCCGACGCTGTTCGAAGCGGTCGAGATCGACGCCCACTGGTACTGGGATGGACTATTCTCCCAGAATCCCCCGGTTCGAGATTTTCTGACGAGGCCACAGAAGGCGGCGAAGAAACCAGACGAGATCTGGATCGTCCAAATCAATCCCAAACATCGCGAGGACGTACCGCAATCGGTCGAGGATATCGCGGACCGGCGCAACGAACTGGCGGGCAACCTCTCGCTGTATCAGGAGGTGTACTTCATCGAGAAAATGAACGACCTGATCGAACGAGGGAGCCTCCCGCGGGAGTACAAGCCGATCGACGTCGAGTTCATCGATCTGGGCAGCGATCTCGCCGCGCCAACGAAGGTCGATCGAGATCCGGAGTTTATTGAACGACTGCTCCAGCGGGGACAGCGACGCGCCGAACGTTTTCTCAGAGGACGGCCGTAG
- a CDS encoding OsmC family protein produces MTLKNGIDIEAFERLTGAADDDPANAAFRFFAETEWTGETTCETTVSNIEKGGTLVESPEFTMEGALFGHRDAPNALEQLLSSLGTCLTITYAAHGAKRDIEISEIRLEFEGRVDMRGLLGLADDVRPGFDRIECTAHIESPASTAELEALQEVAHSTSPILDNLENEVTVDIQHATAE; encoded by the coding sequence ATGACTCTGAAAAACGGAATCGATATCGAGGCGTTCGAACGACTCACCGGCGCTGCCGATGATGACCCAGCAAACGCTGCATTCAGATTTTTTGCAGAAACCGAGTGGACTGGCGAAACAACGTGTGAAACCACTGTTAGCAACATCGAAAAGGGTGGTACACTCGTTGAATCGCCAGAGTTCACCATGGAAGGTGCGCTATTCGGACATCGTGATGCACCGAACGCACTCGAGCAGTTGCTTTCGTCGCTCGGAACCTGCCTCACGATCACGTACGCCGCACACGGTGCGAAGCGTGATATCGAAATCTCCGAAATCCGCCTCGAGTTCGAGGGACGCGTCGATATGCGCGGGCTCCTTGGACTCGCCGACGACGTCCGCCCTGGCTTCGATCGGATCGAGTGCACCGCACACATCGAATCGCCCGCATCGACGGCTGAACTCGAAGCGTTACAAGAAGTCGCCCACTCGACATCGCCCATCTTAGACAACCTCGAGAACGAAGTTACGGTCGACATTCAACACGCCACCGCGGAGTGA
- a CDS encoding TAXI family TRAP transporter solute-binding subunit — protein sequence MLENGKQSRRAILKGSAGIGAVALAGCLGGGGDQVDMTVGSSSSGSSTYGNSQAIQRVVSQESDSINFITQDAGGDPQSIRLYADGELNSYSAGNYILNQALQETGPFEAPDNVSDYPQHGFGHLSLNLYWMALEDSDIETTDDLPGRDIYALPAGWGLRAMTEEMYGNAGLWEELEEGVVNFETTEAASALEEGRVEAFVVYTSNFTQLPSWATEIDSRVDVRAIEMTDDFVTAAEDFGGAGYQEVDEIGGWEQDVQGGDFPKHTWTETYPYLFSPDIPADAVYELMEICHNNYQSMQDANPTILDWSDPENFTFALTHTDEIPIHPGAADWYEENDVWDDSWTRGDE from the coding sequence ATGCTTGAGAATGGTAAACAGTCTCGGAGAGCTATACTGAAGGGGTCTGCTGGAATCGGTGCAGTCGCCCTCGCAGGTTGTCTCGGTGGTGGTGGGGATCAGGTCGATATGACCGTCGGTTCGTCGTCTTCGGGGTCATCTACGTACGGAAATTCGCAGGCGATCCAGCGGGTCGTGAGCCAGGAGTCGGACTCGATCAACTTCATCACTCAGGACGCGGGCGGTGACCCACAGTCCATCCGCCTGTACGCGGACGGCGAGTTGAACTCCTACTCCGCAGGGAACTACATCCTGAATCAGGCCCTTCAGGAGACCGGCCCGTTCGAGGCGCCGGACAACGTCTCCGACTACCCACAACACGGGTTCGGCCACCTTTCGCTGAACCTGTACTGGATGGCCCTCGAGGACAGCGACATCGAAACGACCGACGATCTCCCCGGACGAGACATCTACGCCCTTCCCGCCGGGTGGGGGCTGCGTGCGATGACCGAGGAGATGTACGGAAACGCCGGCCTCTGGGAGGAACTCGAGGAGGGCGTCGTCAACTTCGAAACGACAGAGGCCGCAAGCGCCCTCGAGGAAGGTCGCGTCGAAGCGTTCGTCGTCTACACCTCGAACTTCACGCAGCTGCCGTCGTGGGCGACCGAGATCGACTCGCGCGTCGACGTCAGGGCGATCGAAATGACCGACGACTTCGTCACTGCAGCCGAGGACTTCGGCGGTGCCGGCTATCAGGAAGTCGACGAGATCGGCGGGTGGGAACAGGACGTTCAGGGTGGTGACTTCCCGAAACACACGTGGACGGAGACCTACCCGTACCTGTTCAGTCCGGACATTCCCGCGGACGCAGTGTACGAACTCATGGAGATCTGTCACAACAACTACCAGTCGATGCAGGACGCGAACCCGACGATCCTGGATTGGTCCGATCCGGAAAACTTCACGTTCGCACTGACGCACACGGACGAGATACCGATCCATCCCGGCGCCGCGGACTGGTACGAAGAGAACGACGTCTGGGATGACAGCTGGACTCGCGGTGACGAATAG
- a CDS encoding arsenate-mycothiol transferase ArsC, whose product MPTDTNSTAPTRIAFVCVQNAGRSQMAYAFGQREVEARGLEDEIELLTGGTDPADHVHDEVVSAMADVGVDLADRTPREITFEETKRSDYVVTMGCSASGVCPAGWAGENRDWDLDDPDGESPADVAAIRDEIEQRVGALFDEIEAARARPD is encoded by the coding sequence ATGCCCACAGACACCAATTCCACAGCACCGACCCGTATCGCCTTCGTCTGCGTCCAGAACGCCGGCCGATCGCAGATGGCCTACGCGTTCGGTCAACGAGAAGTCGAGGCGCGCGGCCTCGAGGACGAAATCGAACTGCTCACCGGTGGGACGGACCCCGCCGACCACGTCCACGATGAAGTCGTCAGTGCGATGGCTGACGTCGGAGTCGATCTCGCCGATCGGACGCCGCGAGAGATCACGTTCGAGGAGACCAAACGGAGTGATTACGTCGTCACGATGGGCTGTTCGGCCAGCGGGGTCTGTCCCGCGGGCTGGGCGGGCGAGAACCGCGACTGGGACCTCGACGATCCGGATGGAGAGTCCCCGGCTGACGTTGCGGCGATCCGAGACGAGATCGAACAGCGCGTCGGCGCGCTGTTCGACGAAATCGAAGCCGCTCGAGCTCGTCCCGACTGA
- a CDS encoding CaiB/BaiF CoA transferase family protein, translating to MQPLDGIDVLDFTQSIAGPICTQSLAALGANVVKVEPPEGDAFRPLINGAMFASCNRGKRSLSLDLKRDEGQQLARELAAEADVVVESFRPGVLEQFGLEYESVAETNPDVVYCSVTGFGQDGPYEDYPAYDPIAQAMSGLLSVTGPTDGKPVRVGTSAIDYTTGLTAAMLVMGGLLGRRSDGGTHIDVSLFDVATTWMGYWVAQYTATDRVPTPSGDGIYGISPYGIYDAGDGEPFYLATASTKLYHRLCRTLERDDLLEDDRFETLTDRWEHRESLRAELEATFDAYDRAELVELLVAAGVPAGPVRSVDELVEDDPHAASRELFVETYNQHLETPCRTTRLPFRFTDGAVDTLGSPPRQGEHTSAVLQEWGYDDETVEMLFENDVLHGQAE from the coding sequence ATGCAGCCACTCGACGGTATCGACGTCCTCGATTTCACACAGTCGATCGCGGGACCGATCTGTACGCAATCGCTCGCGGCGCTCGGTGCCAACGTCGTCAAAGTAGAGCCGCCGGAGGGAGACGCGTTCCGTCCACTGATCAACGGCGCGATGTTCGCCTCGTGCAACCGGGGGAAACGGAGTCTGTCGCTCGATCTCAAACGCGATGAGGGACAACAGCTCGCACGGGAGCTGGCGGCCGAAGCGGACGTCGTCGTCGAGAGTTTCCGACCGGGCGTCCTGGAGCAGTTCGGCCTCGAGTACGAGTCGGTCGCCGAAACGAATCCCGATGTCGTCTACTGCTCGGTGACGGGATTCGGTCAGGATGGTCCGTACGAAGACTATCCCGCGTACGATCCGATCGCACAGGCGATGTCCGGCCTCCTGAGCGTCACTGGTCCAACCGACGGGAAACCGGTTCGCGTCGGCACCAGCGCGATCGACTACACCACCGGCCTGACTGCCGCGATGCTCGTTATGGGTGGGCTGTTGGGTCGGCGATCGGACGGTGGAACGCACATCGACGTCTCGCTGTTCGACGTGGCGACGACGTGGATGGGCTACTGGGTCGCACAGTACACCGCTACCGACCGGGTGCCGACGCCGTCCGGCGACGGCATCTACGGTATCTCACCCTACGGGATCTACGATGCCGGCGACGGTGAACCGTTCTACCTCGCGACGGCATCGACTAAACTGTACCACCGACTCTGCCGGACGCTCGAGCGAGACGACCTCCTCGAGGATGACCGATTCGAGACGCTCACGGATCGCTGGGAGCACCGCGAGTCGCTGCGAGCCGAACTCGAGGCGACGTTCGACGCGTACGACCGCGCCGAACTGGTCGAGTTGCTCGTCGCGGCCGGCGTCCCGGCAGGACCAGTGCGGTCGGTCGACGAACTCGTCGAGGACGACCCGCACGCAGCGTCGCGGGAGCTATTCGTCGAGACGTACAACCAGCACCTTGAGACGCCGTGTCGGACGACTCGACTGCCGTTTCGATTCACCGATGGCGCGGTCGATACGCTCGGATCGCCACCTCGACAGGGAGAGCACACGAGCGCGGTCCTCCAGGAGTGGGGCTACGACGATGAGACCGTCGAGATGCTCTTCGAGAACGATGTCCTCCACGGTCAAGCGGAGTGA